The Candidatus Micrarchaeia archaeon DNA window TGGCTTCCCAGAACTCCGTCCCCGTGCGCATCGTCCACGTATATGTGCGCCCCGTACTGGTCCGCAAGCGCGCAAATTTTATCCAGCGGCGCGATGTCCCCGTCCATCGAGAAAACCCCGTCTGTGATTATCCATATTCTTCTGTAGGCCTTGGCTTTCGTACCCTCAAGCACGCGCTTCAAATCGTCCATGTCCTTGTGCTTGAATATCGCGCGCTCGGCTTTGGTGAGCCGCACGCCGTCTATTATCGAGCCGTGGTTGAGCTCATCGGAAATTATCAAATCGCCTTCGCCTGCGATTGCCGGAATCGCGCCGGAATTCGCGGTAAACCCAGTATTGTAGTAAATCGCGTCCTCAGTGCGCTTGAAGCGCGCTATCGTTTCCTCAAGCTTCAGATGAAGTGCCATGTTCCCTGCGATGGGGCGCACAGAACCGCTCCCTGCACCGTATTTTTTCACCGCCTCTATCGCCGCTTCCTTCACTTCAGGATGGTTGGACAGCCCCAGATAGTTATTGGAGCAGAACATGAGCACTTTTTTTCCGCTCACCACGCTCCAGGGCTCCGAAGCGCTTTCCAGGGATTTCGGGTTCCAAAGCAGGTTCTTCTCCCCTAAATCCTTGAGCTCTGCGCCGAACTGCTGCTCCAAAGAAAGAATAGCCTTGCTTTTCTCCATCCCATCACCAGGAAATATTTGGAAGAGGGGGTTTAAAATAAGACGGTTTTGGCGTCGTCAAAGGGCACGAGAACGCGAAAAATTCTATTTAACGGGAAAATTTCGTAAATTTTCTCGGCATTTCCGGCTATCTTCGGCTATGCAGAAGAGCTAGTCATTCGCAAACGACTGGATGCTGGAAAAATCATTGTCCGCAGACAACGGGATTTGCAAATGGGAACCGCATCTCCGCGAGGCGCGGAGAGATGCCGCCTAAGCAGGCGGCACTGAGTTCGAATTTACGAATACAAGCACAAAATTT harbors:
- a CDS encoding glycine C-acetyltransferase, translating into MEKSKAILSLEQQFGAELKDLGEKNLLWNPKSLESASEPWSVVSGKKVLMFCSNNYLGLSNHPEVKEAAIEAVKKYGAGSGSVRPIAGNMALHLKLEETIARFKRTEDAIYYNTGFTANSGAIPAIAGEGDLIISDELNHGSIIDGVRLTKAERAIFKHKDMDDLKRVLEGTKAKAYRRIWIITDGVFSMDGDIAPLDKICALADQYGAHIYVDDAHGDGVLGSHGRGIVSHFNLDGKVDMEMGTFSKGFGTMGGLIATTKTIKKYLLNKSRTYLLTGSQPPAVIAASIKALEVLEGDDALVKKLWENTKYFKARAKEIGFDTGESETPITPVMTYDESKARDLSLKLFEEGVYALPIVFPMVAKGKARIRTMIRADFSKEDLDFALEKFGKVGKELGIVK